Below is a genomic region from Raphanus sativus cultivar WK10039 chromosome 4, ASM80110v3, whole genome shotgun sequence.
tcctatataaggaacactttgattcaataataaaatagagtttTCACAACAAatctgaagttttttttttttgtgcaagaTTTTAATCTGAAGTTATAGTATAAATAATACAGCTCACTTTTGCGACAGTGTCATGTTACTGTGGAGTTAGAATTCGTTTTGGAAAGCtcacaaacaaaaaatatctataCATGCTAAGTGAAATCTCTCTCCCTTTATTTTCACAGTTTTGtgtcttttcttttgtcatcaTTAGTTATTTGTCTTTATGTTGGTGAGATTTAACAGTTAGTGATTCTACTAATTATTCGAGGATATTTGGAGAAGACAAAATCTAATGTGGTACAGTAAGGACAAATATGCAGAGTAAGAGTACCAATATCATTTAGGAGTTACAATAAATTAGCACATTTATGCAGGTGAAAATAAgtattaactattttatatggATCGAAGTGGCTATGTAGTAACTCACATGCCTGGTCTGTCGCATTACAACCGTCATTGCCTTGTGAAGCATAAATCCACACGGTAGTATGTAAAACTATAACGATCGATCCATCCgtgtatttatattattattaatttcataaaacgttacaaaatagtaaaatacagGAGTCATAGAAacttctttagttttttttctgcCAGGAACCCAGTCATCTAgttatctttcaaaaaaaaaaccaatcaTCTAGTTATATCAGACGATTactatattttgttaaaaaaacgaTTACTATATCAAAATGTTGTTTTGATTAGCAATTCAAATCGCCTTTTCATTtacagtttttttaattaaggtaAAGTTTTCcgattaatcttttttttttacaattatacTAGTCCACAACATGAAAGGTCAAACGTTTGGACTTTGGACCAAAAACGTGAGTGGAATTTTGTAAAGGAAAATGCCTCTTTTTGGAACCTCAGGAAAATGCCTATATGATGCGTATATACTCACACTATATAACGTGTGTATACAGATAGACCATACATGTCCTTATATCTTCATATACACCCACGTTATTTTAAGTATGTGTGCTTAACAAAAGGTAGATAAGGATGAACCAGAGATGCGTGTACCTGTAGGGTTTAAGGTGTTAGGAAGGGTGAGAGTAAAGGACATTGGAAAGTATGTATCCAACAAGCTCCACCACCTCCTTTTCTTCCTTATTTGTCACCATTTTAACTgccaaaaacaaacaaaatggtGTCCAAGTAGGGTCCTGTAATATTAATGAAATGAAGAAATTATATATCCCTTAATCATAATAATAAGATCATCATTGACTGCAAGTCTTAAATTTGTATTGTCTTGTCTACTATAGTCAGAAAGACACATAACAGAGTATATAACACAGAAGCAGAATAAAACCATGTCTAGTGCCTACCTTCTCCTAACCTTAGAAACCTCATTCTACTTCTTTCTAGTTTCTACAATGGTCCTACAAATAAGATAGGCCTAACATTTTTAACTTTATAGTAAAGGCTCAGGCCACATGGATCTACCTACATGTACATGCGTATATAAAAAAAGAGTAGGTAAAAGATTAAGACATAAATCATCTCTTCAAGAATTTAGTAGTATGTTGAAAGTTATCATGTTTGTTACCATGAAACGTGAAAACTGAAAAAGGgtatataaagaaagaaaatttcCAGACAATGTGGTGTAGACTCCATAAATGAAGAAGAATAAATTTTGGAGAGGGACCCtatgaaataaattaaatattgacttttcttcttttgtgaGTGAGTGTATTACAGCTATAATCCCATGAGaatgaggttttttttttcaatgggAAAAAGGAAATGCTGACCATTGAACTAGTGACTTCTACTATTACTGTCTCTATATCTAGTCTATACGGTCCGGTACAATATTTGGGAGGCCCAGACCAGAGATACGTTAGGTTTAGGAAAAGTTGAAGGGCCACAAAGATTTGACTGGTCCGTAAACCGTATATGGCCGGTGGTCAGATCTCAGTAAGTCAACCTTGATGGCTCAAAATCATAATTATTACAAGTATTAAGTTGAGGAAACATCATACAATGTCCGGGTCTAAAGGGAAAGATGAAGAAGACTTGAAGTGGGAACAGCAATGTATTCTTCTTTTGCATGATGCTGAAATGCAGAGTAGTTAAAAAGGTGAACATTTGGACCTTAGCGATCCTGTATGCTACAACTTGTTTCAATATCCTATGACTtgataaatataaatctatCATGGATAAATGCTTTTGATGGAAATAGTCAAAAGAAGAATGCTTTACCCCATGGGAGAATAGGGAAATCCCACTGCTGTTTAGGCACGGTTATTATGTAAGAAGAGACCTGTGGTCAAGAGAAGGACACAGTTTCATTTCAGTATTGATGTTTACTCGTGGATATGTTTCACCAATAGAGAAAATTAAGTAACCAAAATGGAAGCAGCCAAAGATGTGGAAGAACGATAAAGAACGGACGTCTCCTCCTTCATATAAAGAAGATCCATCATATCCATACATGCCTCAAAGTCCAAAAGTTCTCCAACCTTTGCAACTTCTCTAGAAGTAGACAATATGGTTAACGAGTTAGATACCAAGAGCATGAACACATACATTTTTCTAGCTCGAAGTAGGAACTTTAAGAAGTCAGATACTTAACAAGGGTGAAAGAACTTACTTGAACTGGATAAAAAGGTCATCAAGCAGTGTATAAGCTATATTCAAAGTGCCAATCTCAAATTTCAAAACCTGCTTCTCATGTTTAAGATGAAGGCATACAAATAAGTTTGAATGAGCTTCTATAGCGTAAAACAACATCCCCAAGTTTACAATGAGTTACCTTCAGGAAAACCAGTTCCTGCAGAAGAACCTCAAAAAGTCACTACAAAAGAGTGAAATCATCTAAAAAGACATTTCAGTCAAGATTCTCTCAAGAGTAGTATCTTACTGCTTCCAGGAAATCCCGAACTGTGAAGAGCTGCTCTGTGATCATCTTATCACCCAATGGTTTTAGACTCTGAACCGATAAACCCCGGGAACAATGCATCTGCAGAAGCAACCAACCATTCAGTCCTCCTCCTGGGTACATAGAAGAGAACATTGGGAGAAGTATGGAAGGCATACACACTTTGCAAGAGATCCATATGGAGACTAACGCAAATAGCTGCAGATTGCTTTCAGTCAATGGTTGCAATAGCCAATGttctgctttcttcttcttttgtaagAA
It encodes:
- the LOC108830438 gene encoding cyclin-J18 isoform X2; this encodes MSTEIAHLRRRLVEFTIQCTTQLELPPIVKYSALSLFFDRFRPSVVRFLQKKKKAEHWLLQPLTESNLQLFALVSIWISCKMHCSRGLSVQSLKPLGDKMITEQLFTVRDFLEAELVFLKVLKFEIGTLNIAYTLLDDLFIQFKEVAKVGELLDFEACMDMMDLLYMKEETSVLYRSSTSLAASILVSSYIITVPKQQWDFPILPWASCKRRIHCCSHFKSSSSFPLDPDIV
- the LOC108830438 gene encoding cyclin-J18 isoform X1; translation: MSTEIAHLRRRLVEFTIQCTTQLELPPIVKYSALSLFFDRFRPSVVRFLQKKKKAEHWLLQPLTESNLQLFALVSIWISCKMHCSRGLSVQSLKPLGDKMITEQLFTVRDFLEAELVFLKVLKFEIGTLNIAYTLLDDLFIQFKEVAKVGELLDFEACMDMMDLLYMKEETSVLYRSSTSLAASILVSSYIITVPKQQWDFPILPWVKMVTNKEEKEVVELVGYILSNVLYSHPS
- the LOC108830438 gene encoding cyclin-J18 isoform X3 translates to MSTEIAHLRRRLVEFTIQCTTQLELPPIVKYSALSLFFDRFRPSVVRFLQKKKKAEHWLLQPLTESNLQLFALVSIWISCKMHCSRGLSVQSLKPLGDKMITEQLFTVRDFLEAELVFLKVLKFEIGTLNIAYTLLDDLFIQFKEVAKVGELLDFEACMDMMDLLYMKEETSVLYRSSTSLAASILVSSYIITVPKQQWDFPILPWGPYLDTILFVFGS